aaataaataaaaaaaaagattgtataaaaagttattgtaTAACAACTAAAGAACTATCAATGGAATATCAAAAATTGAATCATACAGTATACAATACCTAACCGTGTAAGTGGAGGTGTTATGTATAAGAATTGAAGAATGAGAAAGAATTACACAAaatatgggtatttataggactttaattatatattggAAATctgttattattaaaaaaaatatgtcaaatctgttttatatatataaatgttgctaaaaaaaagatttaaaaagaatTATATTTACTCTCGTTAATTATTACATGTTTTTACAACTTTTGCCATAActattaccaatcaatttaagtttccgttcaaataaaataaaaccatACATTTGGAAACCTTACTATTAAATATAcgatatatttgatatatattaatatagtTAATATCAAAAAAGGCCCATCTCATCAACTTAAATGTTTGTATATTATTTGTATACCAAACACGTATTTTATGTAAAAATATTTATGGTATTATGGAATATTTCAATAACAATTAACAGATACTTGATGAAAATTTATTGACCTTGAAAATCTATTTACATAGTGTATTTACATATTTTCAATCAAATAATGCAAAAGTTATGAAAGATGTATTACTATAGTCAATAAAAAAGACCGATTCTCATCTACATAAATGTTGGTGTATTATTTTTGTATCAAAAAGTATAATATGAGAAATTATTTATGGAAGAACGGAATAATGCTCAAACAGTTAACAACTACTTAAGGAAAATACATTGTGAGACTGAAAATCTATTTACATATTGAATGTACATATTTTTAATCAAATAATGAAAAAGTTACGAAAGATTTATCGTATATGTGAACTTGTTTTTTAATGTTTGTATTATGAATTTTATGGATATTTCAGTTGAGATTAGCTTGGAATTCTATTGAGATTCGATTGAAATTTAGCACAAAGAAAACCAACACAAAATATAAAAAACCTCGGTTCAATCCAAAAATATCAATTCAAATACCAAAGAATGTTCAATAGCATGTAATGATTGATAAAAGTTGGATGATTATCCATACATAATTGAAAACAGCTATGTATTCAATAAGAATAACACAATAACACAAATTAAGCGCCGTTCATATTATCAAATGAGATAAGGATCCGGATAAATCCCTTCTTCAAGAAGTTCATCCAATTTATTACTAACGCGGGCCAAATGCTTCATCAGAAACTCAAAACTTCGTAGTGCCTCATACCAATCCTTACATACAGTTCTGAATCGACCAACTGATTTGAGAGGAAGCCTAAAAAAAATTTCCATGAGCACCAAATCGAACGGGATATTATCCATAGTACAAACAAACCTATGCAAagtaaaacacatataataacaacatataattagttattttttataaatcaaaattgAGTGAGTATTAGATAGAATATTTGGATACAACCTTCTTGAAGAAACACAAAGAGATAAAATAATATGATATGTATTGGAGGGAAATGTTATTGTTTCTTATATGAATAATTATTTATAAATGCAATGAATGATCTTCAATACGTTAAGAATATGTTTACAaattattgtaaattatatttggaagttttttttaaacatataagcTATTAATGATTGGTAAATTAAATTTGATTAAATTGTCAATTTGATTAGCTTGATCATAAAGACTATCCATGAATAAAAACACTAAATTAGCGAAAATAAAAACTTTTCTACAAAGTGTGTACAATAAATATGGAATGAAAACTTAAAATTGGAAGATATAGACATTATGACGGATTATAATTGTATACTAATAATTTACTGGTGAATTTACTCGGTATTCAATATCAAGTTAATTAAAGAATGGATGTTACGTTAACAATATGTTTACAaattattgtaaattatatttggaagtttttttttaaacatataagcTCTTAATGATTGGTAAAATAAATTTGATTAAATTGTCAATTTGATTAGCTTGATCATAAAGACTATCCAAGAATAAGAACACTAAATTACCGAAAATAAAAACTTTTCTACAAAATGTGTACAATAAATATGGAATGAAAACTTAAAATTGGAAGATATAGACATTATGACGGATTATAATTGTATACTAATAAATTACTGGTGAATTTACTCGGTATTCAATATCAAGTTAATTACAAAATGGATGTTTTATACATAATCTATAAAACGTCTTACAATTATATAACTCATAGACGAAAATTACAATACATATAATATGATATAAAATCTTGACAACATATCAATTAATAAATACTTATCATTCGTACCATTATCATTTAAATAACCAAATTATTAACGTTAAACCATAAACAAAACATCATCCAAAACGTTAATAAGCGAAGATAAAAACACATGTACAAAACATGAAAACCTTAGTAATCTGCCCTATCGTTAATAAAACAAAAGTACCGTACCAACATAAACAGACATAGTTAACAAAATAACCAAAAACCAAAACATAAATCCACTGTTTTGTAAACACCAAATAGCATTATACGGTATTTAACCACTAACACATCCCATCTACCTTCACCACCTCAATGGTAAATCAACATACCTTTACTTTTGACATAAACCATATGAAACTCGGAATCCCATTCCAACTGTTTGTCTCGAACAAAATGATTCATGCCAGAAACGTTGTACCTCGGACATCCTTGAGAGTGCTCGACACCAATGGATACGTTCCAACTCAAACCAGCAGAGTCCTGGATAATCAAATCCATCTTACGATCCAAACCGTGCAATTGTGCCCACTTCTTTTTCAGGCGCTACGAATAACAATAaaaatttttaacattttagtaattaaatagaaatcatcaaattatAAACAACACAAAAAACAACATAAATTAGTAatatgaaaatgtaaaaatgaaaaacttacaAAATGATTGTCCACACGAAATACAACCGGTACTTCGTCATCCATATTTAACTCAACACCAACTACAGGAATGGGTTTGGGCAAATCATCATCAGAAACTTCAATCAACTCATCTATAGGTTCTTTTTTTGTATCATGTAGTTCTGGTGGTAGAGTTAATAGGGTAGGCTTGAAACAGAAAACACTCAAATCATAGTTCCTCAAATCAACCATCTCAAAAACAACCAAATGATGATCAGTAATAGACATCTCCTTTTTGATGCGACTCCAACCAGTTGTAATATACACTTCATCGTCAAAAACCTCCATACGGACGAACCATTTACGATTACCTGACGACCGTACCACAGCAGGATATCTCGGAAAAGTATTGAGCATTTTGTGATGAACAAACATCCTATCCATATACTACACGTGATATGCAAAACACATAAAGAAAGTCAGATGTTAGCTATACATAACTTAAAATGTGAAACAAATGTTATTTAAATTGGAAAAGTACCATGCAATTCTCTCGGTCCTTTAGATGTCCAGGTTGGTAGTAGAAATACTCAGACGGCGCAAGAGATATATCTTGATAAAAGTAGATGAGACGAAAAGAAGATAAAGcttcttcaaattgaaaaaccaACCAGGAATTGCATGGTAACTTCAAAGAAGTTACCATATCAAACCAACCGTTATACAGATAGTAGTTGCACGCGAGCTTAATAATTTTTACTTTAAAAATCCTCCCATCTAAAGTGCGGATAGAAGCTTCCTTTTCTGGATAGTCAAATTTTTTTATCCAGTCCCCATACAATGCCGGAAGTGTCTACACACAAACATAGAAGCCTATGTTAATAGTAATTATAAGATGTATAATCACAGAcaacatttttaaaaaataattatcaAGGTCAAACATTGTTATAGGATTAACACTAACCAACGATTTCCTGACATTGTCACGTAAAATAGCAGCGAATCCATAAACCATTTCAGCTTTCTAGGGATGCCTGGAACATGACACGATAAGTGTTATAATTAGATCATCAAAACATAAGGAGTACAACAATGATAGTTCAAATAAGATCTTGAATTAAGAAAAAATTGAATACATTAACAAAAGCGCAATTCTCTTTCAAATACAGTATGCAACCAACATTAAAAGTCAACTTAATCAAAACACAATCCATTACTACAAAATCAACAAATATTAACCTAAGTTTATATCATACCCAATAACATCAACAATAAACAACAAATAATATCGACAATGATTGCCCTATCCAGttgaataataaataaaggaTCAAGAACAAAAACAGATCGTTGTATAAGATTGAATATATATAAAGTAAATCGGAACGGAATCAAACATTGAAAGTAAATTCGTAAAAAACAATCTAGTAATACATATTAACAGTCAACCAAATCAAAAAAACAATACATTACTAAAATCTTCAATTTTAAAGTAATCTATATGTCATAACCAATAACAGCACAAATaaagaccaaaaaaaaaaacgaacatGGTTTGCGTTTCCGGTTTAACCAAAAACAAAAgatcaagaacaacaacaaatccTTTTATAATATTGATAATAAATCAAGAATATATGAAACGGAAACAGAATCATTGAAAAAACATTAGTTAAACAACATAGAGAAGAATCAGATTAGATATCGAATAGATTAAGATTACCGATGAAGATTTCTGAACAACAATGGATGAACTGGATGAAGAAGAAAGGGTTTCTTGGTTGGCGTGTAGGAGAAAGAGAAATAACTGATATTTTAAGTGAATATTAAGAACcaaatctgtaatatatatggatCCGTTTTTTTTGCATATCGGGTAGTAACCAACGTTTTCGGATCCCGCCTAACCCGTTGTAATAAGGAGGATTTTTTTGGAGCCAAAACCAATTTCAAGAAGTCCTATGGTGATGCCACATCATCTCTCAAGCCCTTATAACATGACACCTAAGCccttatttatcatgtttatatatatatatatagatttcaGCAATAAATAATTTTGGCTGATTATTTAATGAATGTGAACTAATGGATATTAACGTACGTAAAGGAACGAACATAACACAACTTATATAAACAAACATAAAGTATCTTTTATGAACATAAACGATTAAAGAAACAAGCAGGACACTACACGTTTGTGCTAATGTTACTTCATTTATCAAATAAAGGAACATGAACGAATATTCGACAAATACTTCAATGAGCTTTCGGTTTGTTTGCGGTTGGACCGATTAAACCATCAAAATCATAGGATGACCAATTTAATACCTGGTGTCTAGATTGTTATCCTATCAACATACTTTCTATATTTTGGCAATTTGAATGTACTTAGCAATACATAATTATCTTGTCCGCATGTAAAATATACACGTGACATCACTTACATCTAGCCATCTAGGTATCTTCTCCTATCTTAATACCACGGGGCATACATAAAGGCCTGAGCCCAATTAGTTTATTTTCCTCACCTAATCAGCCCACTTATATTTAGCCCAGATAAAAGTTAAAATACTTTAGCCCAGAACTCCAATGTTTTTATTTTCTGTTAAAAAGTTCTATAAAGATAATTTAAAAAACTCTAAAAATAACAACAGTACAAAAGTCCCAAGTCATAAGACTTAATTTTACAGTTTTGTTATGTTGTTGGTTGTTTAATGGTGTTGGATGGTATCCATGAATTAACACGGACACATTGGCTTATTAAATTGTGGTTAGTTCACGTGACGTTTGGTGTGACATGATTTGGCCTAATATGCTATTATACTTTCATCGTTAGTCCTTAACCCAAAACTCCAATGTTATTATTTTCTGTTTAAGATGTTCTATAAAGATAATTTGAAAAACTCTGAAAATAACAACCGTGAAACCAAATCGATTGCTCGTATAATAAACGGTTTAGAATATGTTAAGTTTGCGTGTTTTCTAACAAAAGAATTATTTATAGATATAAATCGTATatgaataataaaaaaaagtaaaaaggtTTGTATTACGAACGACCTATTGATGTTTCAACTTCTATTAGGGCTTGGAAGGACCAAGAATAGGTATACCACAATCAAGACGACTTTGAAGACTCTTCTACAATGATGTTTAATTTCCATACTAACCTCATGATTTTGTTGTAGCAAACGACAAAAAAAAGTGTAGGGATGACATAGGCATTGGCAATCACAATATCAAAACAAACTAATTATTAAATGGTGTCACATACCCGTTGGATACCTGTTGCTCATTACCCATTGGGTTCATGAGCATTAGGTATACATATTTATGGTCTTACTGATTTAAAGTTACTCATTGGGATGCATGttacttgaaggggtatggtcccaaattaTGACTAACTATTCAGGTCGTGCGCGGAACCATACTTACATCAGACCAATTTGGTAGCTTTTCCGACCTCGCGCCGGCTAATCATGTGTAATCCAGATCGCGCACGAGGTCAGGACTAACACCGGATCAAATTTGACACTTAACCCCTTGGATGAAAACCCTGACTTCCTGGACCTTGCGCCGGCTACTCGGGATATCCTCGGAGGTTGCGCGGAGGTAGGAAGCACAGGTAAACCTAGGACAAGTACCAAAAGTACAAGTGGCAGAGCAGTGGACCAATGAGCGTCCAACATGCTGTATCCGATCATGTTGCACGATGGACAATCGTATATGGGGCAAATAGGTACACAAGGACGTacacgtggcaccaatcagcaTGCGCCGGCCACTGCTCCACGATCTCCACTTAGCTGCTGATGATAGACCAGACAACAAGGATAATCGCCAGGACGTCCATTCAGCGTGCGCCAGCTATCCTCTCGCCTAAAAGCACCAACAGTCATGGCAGGGGAGACATAAtagatattccttgttgtcgactACGGGTTCAAGGCtcatcagcccatctccttcaTAAACCACCTTGACTATAAATAGTGAACTTCACCCCCAGGTTTAAGGATCGCTCTCTtgctctctcactttatacacaCACTATTATCTTCAAaacagatacttattctcacgtcagagggtggttacaaggagaacccccctattctcctccttgtaacgagcttacgatgtgtttactgttttgcagggTCATCATCATAGCAGCTTGAACGAGACAAAGAAAATTAACCTTTATTTGTCGAGGCACAAACCACAAACTAATCACCAGATTAGTTTGATGTTTCTTCATTATTTTATTAGAAGCTCGATCTTAAACGCATCTCAAAAACTAACTTGAAAGATGAATGAAATGAAATATTCAACTACGGATTAATATGTTCGGTTTTGATACAggtaaacatgttcttatatcaTTTAATATCATACTCGTCCCAAAGTCTTTTTAAAAGTAATCTCAAATCTAGAGACATACTATACTTGAATACCCGTCACACTACCATCACTAAAAGTTATAcatttgtgaaaaagaagagTTATCTTTGTAGTTTATGttggtgtttgggattccttctaAAAAACAACTTAACACATAACTTATATAAGTCATAAGTTATAAGTTACAAAtactaatttttcaaaaataatttctcAATACACAaaaacaatttaaataaactaacctaaacactacaaaaacaacttattaacttttataacttataaagtttcaaaaaaaaaaaaaaaaaaaaacttttataacTTATAACCCAAACACCCTCTATATGATTTTAATGTGAGAAATAAAGGCGGCAAATATTAATATGATCGATCTCAACTGACCGTTACCCAAAATAGGGAAAACCCTCTCTCTGCCTCTAATAATCTTTTCAACAAGAATTGATTCGAGACAAAGATTGCAAATTCTGTTTTTCTGTTCAGGTATTTCGCTTTAATCTACGTTAGTTGATCATATTCTCCGTATTGAATTCATGGGTCTCTCTGTTTCTGTTTTAATCTCAATTGGGAttttaaattttttgaaattaactatttttttcaatttttcagagATGATTGGAAGAGTTAATGGGGAAGAAAGGGGGTGGATGGTTTTCTGCAGTGAGGAAGGCATTTGTCTATAGTAATGATTCAAAGGAAAATACAGAAGAAAAGgtgtttcttttttttattttatcaattTTGTTGTTGTTTATTTTGTGCATACCATGTGTTCGACGAAATGCCAATGTGGTTTTAACACTTGTTTATGTCAAATGTTTTAATATAGAAACCACCTCAGAAAACTGCTTCTAAGAAATCATGGTTTGGAAGGCAAACGAATGTCGAATCAGAATCCTCACAACCACCCGAATCTGCGTTCGCTACCCCTGCGCTTCGTTCTCCTCCATCCGAACATGACGATGAAGACAAACCTGAACAATCACAGGCCGAAACGAGTGAACCCACGGAGCCAGAAAGCGAGCAAACAGAACCCACAATAACACCAGAACCTGAGCCAAACGAGCCCGCAAAGCCTGAAGATCAGCCGAGCAAACCCACAAAACCAGAAGTTGAGCCGAAGAAGACCACAAAACCGGAGAATGAACCGAGCAAACCTGGTTATACCTCAAGGGTAGCAGTAGCAGCAGCAGCGTTTAGACGTTTTTTAGGTAAATCCAAGGAAGATATAGCCGCCATTAAGATTCAGACAGCTTTTCGGCGTTTCTTGGTAGTGTTTTCTATCTATATAGCCTCCACTTATTATTGTGTTGTAAATATGCTGATACAAAGATTCTGGTTGTTATTAGGCACGAAGAAAGTTGCGGGCTTTGAAAGGGCTTGTGAGATTAAAAGTGTTGGTTCAAAGTCAATCGGTCAAACGACAAGCAATAACCACTTTAAGATGTATGCAGACTCTAGCGCGTGTCCAGTCTCAGGTTCGAGCCAGGAGGATCAGAATGTCAGAAGAAAACCAAGCCCTTCAAAGACAGCTTATGCAGAAACGCGAGCGAGAGCTTGGTAACATGAAATCCTATGTAAGTTTTTCATGTTTTGTTGGTTGGTGTTGATTATGAGGTGTGTAAAGTGGTTTAATTTGATTCTATAGTGTTGTGTATAAATTCAagaaacacttttttttttttcgttttgtgTTCTTGTTTATTGATTAAAATTTTGGGATTCAAATGGTTAACTAGTTGGGAAATGAATGGGATAATACTCGAAGATCCAAAGAGCAAGTAGTAGCAACAATGCAACACAAAGAAGACGCTACTGCACGAAGAGAACGGGCACTGGCTTATGCGCAGACTCAACAGGTAAACTTCGTCTATTCCTTTTAAAAGTAACATCACCTCATGTGTTATcatattatatttattatatatatatgagttGATTATATGCTTTTATGGTGTTTATAAACAGCAAATGTGGAGGAACCCATCAAAGTCTGCAAACCCGACATTTATGGATCCAAATAATCCGCAATGGGGCTGGAGTTGGTTAGACAGGTGGATGGCGTCTCGGCCATGGGAATCGCAATCTCAAACCGACAGCCCAACCGAAACTGAGCAACCATCTCCAAAAATAACCCGTTCGTCATCTTTTGGCGACATGAGCCAAACACTGGACCGGTCACCTTCCATCTCGTCACCACGGTCACCAGCTGTATCAAACCGTCGGCTCACACTATCAGGCCCGAAAAGCATAAATGACCTTTCACCGTCCCCACGGAACAGGAGGCATAGCATTGCAAATTCTTCATTTCAGGAAGACTCTACGGCTCGTGTTTCTTCGCCTCGTGTTTCGTCTCCACCTGTTTCGTCTCCACGTGTTTCGTCTCCCCGTGTTAATTCACCAAGGTCAATTAAGACCAAGTCCAGGATTCCAAGCCCGACCCTGAGCCCAAGCCCGAGCCGTAGTCCAAGTCCAAGCCCGTTAGGGTCTGGAAGGAAAGGGACTACGGAAAAGAAACCATCGACGGCCCCCGCGAAAAGGCGGATGTCGTTATCGGGTCCAGCATCCACCGGTGGTGGtcgtggcggtggtggtggtggtggtggcaatcGTAGGTTATCGATGTCATCTAGGGTTGGTTCTGGTACTCGTTAAGGATGTTAGTATTAGCTTGTAAAAACTAAAAACTTTTACGGTATACCAATGTTATGTACTTATGTGAACCGGACGATAAGTACATGTTTTTAACGTATTTAAGAAGTTTGTATGTTACTGTTTAGATCATTGTTGTATATATCAATTTTTAACTAGTTTTTGGTATAATTTTTAACTGTTACAACACTAATATATAATGGTGTGTATATTTGAGTATGATTTTCGAGAACAgtataagaatgtgtacgtagtgATGGCCAGATATAACTTTAGACATTCACAACAAACCGTTTTATATATCCTGGTTTATCCGAAAACCTAGCTAAGGCGTATattgtttttgatggtttttatctGTGTAAAAAGATATATATTTAATAAGTTAAGAAACTAAACAAATAGTCGATATGTCCGAGTGGTTAAGGAGACAGACTTGAAATCTGTTGGGCTTCGCCCGCGCAGGTTCGAACCCTGCTGTCGACGATATTTTTCAATTATGcatgaaatttttttttcattaagGGCCCCTATAATTTTCAAAATATCTCAAATCCAACATCTCTTGGTAAGAAAAAAGATTCTTTTTCATACAAATAAAAGTAAGAGTGTTGTTTATAACAAATACTAggtacaaaaaaaaattaattaaaaagaaTCTTCTTTTTTGTTTATGAATGAAATTATAAACATATACAAAATTAAAATACATAAAAAACTGTCATTATTCATCATGATTATATTAtcaaatatgtattttttttatcaagGCTTTTTTTTCAATATTTTAAACTTACATAGGTACATAACTAATACTAGTGAACCCGGGTTCAAGCCTCTCGATATCAACAAACAGGGCCGGCTTTAAGAATTCGTGTACCATGTTCGAGTTCAAAAAACGTGCCATTAAACCTTAatgaaattgggtattgggctcactaaaagtgtaaacctaatgtcaatgggctattaaccaatctaaaccataagaatagttttgtaagtgacCTATGTTGATGTTTGTATGTGTATACCCtattaaaaaagtttttttttacatatacatattgattttttttaaaaacatgcTCTTCGAAATATCAGGACTTGGCCGATAGTCCTTTCCGCCCATCCCAGTTGACAAGTCACGCTAGTCGGTGATGTTACATACCAAACGGGAGAACacaacccaaaagactagtctggtgggtgagggagcccatttggtatataaaccccacattggttgcccatacaaccgatgtgggacaagtcccATACCTTGCAATGGTATTAGTCCATAACAATCGACCCTCCTTAAAGGGCCAACGTCCTCGTTGGTCACGGCCATGTTGGTCACGGCTGGCTCTTTCCAGGCCACCACTCCATGGGCCACCACTCCGAGCCTCGTTGGTCACGGCTGGCTCTCTCCAGGCCACCACTCCGTGGGCCACCACTCCGAGTTCTGGCTCTGATGCCAATGTTACATACCAAACGGGAGAACacaacccaaaagactagtctggtgggtgagggagcccatttggtatataaaccccacattggttgcccatacaaccgatgtgggacaagtcccATACCTTGCAATGGTATTAGTCCATAACAGGTGATTAGTTTTGTCTAAATACAAAAATTTAAAACCAGGGTTAATGATTCCAGTTACACTTACCTAAGTAAGTCTCCAACCCtggttttataaattttgatatcaagacaaaaacaatcacaaactaGTTTAGTTTTAAATGCACAGAAAAAGGAAAATAATAATAGTAAACACAATATATATGCTTTGGAAAAGGATTTTCTATAAGTTACAT
This genomic stretch from Helianthus annuus cultivar XRQ/B chromosome 8, HanXRQr2.0-SUNRISE, whole genome shotgun sequence harbors:
- the LOC110898749 gene encoding protein IQ-DOMAIN 1, with protein sequence MGKKGGGWFSAVRKAFVYSNDSKENTEEKKPPQKTASKKSWFGRQTNVESESSQPPESAFATPALRSPPSEHDDEDKPEQSQAETSEPTEPESEQTEPTITPEPEPNEPAKPEDQPSKPTKPEVEPKKTTKPENEPSKPGYTSRVAVAAAAFRRFLGKSKEDIAAIKIQTAFRRFLARRKLRALKGLVRLKVLVQSQSVKRQAITTLRCMQTLARVQSQVRARRIRMSEENQALQRQLMQKRERELGNMKSYLGNEWDNTRRSKEQVVATMQHKEDATARRERALAYAQTQQQMWRNPSKSANPTFMDPNNPQWGWSWLDRWMASRPWESQSQTDSPTETEQPSPKITRSSSFGDMSQTLDRSPSISSPRSPAVSNRRLTLSGPKSINDLSPSPRNRRHSIANSSFQEDSTARVSSPRVSSPPVSSPRVSSPRVNSPRSIKTKSRIPSPTLSPSPSRSPSPSPLGSGRKGTTEKKPSTAPAKRRMSLSGPASTGGGRGGGGGGGGNRRLSMSSRVGSGTR